The Helicobacter ibis DNA segment TGCCTATTTTAATGGGTGCTACAATGTTCTTACAACAACATCTAACACCAACTGCATTTAGCGATCCTATGCAAGAGAAAATCTTTAAATTTTTACCACTTATATTTACTATATTCTTTGTTACATTCCCATCTGGTTTGGTGCTTTATTGGTTTGTTAATAACATATTCTCAATATTGCAACAATTAGTTATAAATAAAATGTTAGCAAACAAAAAAGAAAAAGAAATCGCTGAACACAAACACTAAAATAGGAGTAAGTAATGAAAAAAATAGAAGCAGATACATTAGAAAACGCACTAATTAAAGCTTCTAACGAGTTTTCATGCTCTATAATTGATTTAGAGTATGAAATTATTCAATACCCAAGTGCTGGATTTTTTGGCTTTGGCAAAAAAAGTGCGATAATATGTGCACAAACCAAAACACCACAAACTGAAATTCAAGCTTCAAACACAGAAGAACAACCACAAACAAGCATACAAACAACAAAAGACCTAAATACAATATCTCAACAAGTAAAACAAGAACTAGAAGAACTACTATCATATTTGCCATATAGTATTAGTTATATATTAGTTGAACCATATGATGATAATACCCTATATATAAAGCTAGATGGTGAAGATTCTGCATTATTAATAGGCAAGGAAGGATATAGATATAAGGCTATTTCATATATGATTTTTAATTGGATAAACCATAAATACGACTTAATGGTAAGGCTTGAAATTGCTGAGTTTCTAAAAAATCAAGAAGAAATGATAGCAAACTATCTGCTACCAACAATAGAAACAATCAAACTACATGGTAAAGCCCAAACTAAGCCATTAGATGGGGTTTTGGCATATATTGCATTAAAGCAACTAAGGGATGAATTTCCAAACAAATACATATCATTTAGACTAAATAATAATGGCGAAAGATACATAATTATAAATGACTTCTACAACCAATGACACCATAGTAGCTCCGGCTACTACTTATGGTAAAAGCTCAATAAATATAATAAGACTAAGCGGAAAAGCTTCTAGAGACATACTAGATAAACTAGCACAAAAGCAGATTAATATAAATCACAAAGAAGCAAAGCTAATCAAGATATATTTTGCAGATGGAAGTTTGCTAGATGAATGCATAGCTATATATTTTAGAGCACCTAATAGCTATACAATGGAAGATGTAGTAGAAATTCAGTGTCATGGTGGTTATTTTATTGCAAAAAGTATATTAAGTGAATGTATAAAGCATGGTGCAAGAATTGCAAATGCTGGAGAATTCACAAAAAGAGCATTTCTAGGAGGCAGAATCGATCTAAGCCAAGCACAAGCAATAGCTAAATTAATAGAAAGCAAAAATAAACAAAGTCATAATATGCTAATGCGACATCTAAGCGGGGAAATGCGTGATTTTTGCCATTCTTTAAGGCAGAATCTAATAGAACTATTAGCACATAGTGAAGTCTTTATAGATTATAGCGATGAAGATTTACCAAACGACCTAATAAATAGCATGGTTACAAAGCTAGAAAATATCGAACAAAAACTACAAAACCTAATTGATTACTCAAAGCATAAACAAGCAACAATAAAAGGTCATAAAATATGCATAATAGGCAAACCAAATGTAGGAAAAAGCACTCTTTTAAACACATTATTAAACGAAGATAGAGCAATCACAAGTGAAATAGCAGGAACAACAAGAGATAGTATAGAGGCTGAATTCATATTTAGAGGGCATAGCTTGTTATTGATTGATACTGCAGGAATAAGAGATAGTAAAGACCTAATAGAGCAAGAAGGCATAAAAAGATCTCTAAAAAAAGCACAAGAAAGCGATATATTAATAGCAATATTTGATATAAGCAAAGAGCTAACTAAAGATGATACAGAAATAATAAATATACTAAAGGAAGCAAATAAAGAAGCATTTGTAATTCTAAACAAAAATGATTTACAAAGCAAGTTTGACATTGATATAATAAAAGAGTTTTCTCCATTTAAAATATCTCTAAAAGATATAAACGCCACAAATGAAGATTCTCCATTATCTGATTTTAAGAATTCTTTAGAAAACCACCTAAATAAAAGCGACAATATAGAATCTCTAA contains these protein-coding regions:
- a CDS encoding Jag N-terminal domain-containing protein; this translates as MKKIEADTLENALIKASNEFSCSIIDLEYEIIQYPSAGFFGFGKKSAIICAQTKTPQTEIQASNTEEQPQTSIQTTKDLNTISQQVKQELEELLSYLPYSISYILVEPYDDNTLYIKLDGEDSALLIGKEGYRYKAISYMIFNWINHKYDLMVRLEIAEFLKNQEEMIANYLLPTIETIKLHGKAQTKPLDGVLAYIALKQLRDEFPNKYISFRLNNNGERYIIINDFYNQ
- the mnmE gene encoding tRNA uridine-5-carboxymethylaminomethyl(34) synthesis GTPase MnmE gives rise to the protein MTSTTNDTIVAPATTYGKSSINIIRLSGKASRDILDKLAQKQININHKEAKLIKIYFADGSLLDECIAIYFRAPNSYTMEDVVEIQCHGGYFIAKSILSECIKHGARIANAGEFTKRAFLGGRIDLSQAQAIAKLIESKNKQSHNMLMRHLSGEMRDFCHSLRQNLIELLAHSEVFIDYSDEDLPNDLINSMVTKLENIEQKLQNLIDYSKHKQATIKGHKICIIGKPNVGKSTLLNTLLNEDRAITSEIAGTTRDSIEAEFIFRGHSLLLIDTAGIRDSKDLIEQEGIKRSLKKAQESDILIAIFDISKELTKDDTEIINILKEANKEAFVILNKNDLQSKFDIDIIKEFSPFKISLKDINATNEDSPLSDFKNSLENHLNKSDNIESLILSSEYQYHAINNCIEAIKNSKEPFLFGELELFSFHINTAIKEIAKITKPYEYSEVLDSIFSDFCLGK